In the Rhodothermaceae bacterium genome, one interval contains:
- a CDS encoding T9SS type A sorting domain-containing protein — MPQNLILFGTVTTIGSIRKITLVFLLLAAAHGLSHGQSLDVTFRWIPDHSVVRAFLPGEFNGWGPNDGGRIAVSAPSLMSYDSELGQWLYTHSLQVGRSYQYKVHVHFNDSGSNNAWITDPLNDQVNPNEHNNSIIDVTDPMVFQMARHRNNDGAVTAISAGIFSSTEITSLTVGVNGDEFDGLPFYNDGIFNYPLSSSALCDLQFTITAVDAAGNTVTDSVGIIPPEVVDRPRPANVEDGVNYDPSDPSKATLSVFAPGKCFMHAIGDFNDWQVVDTGLMYRDAPRPDSVHWWLPIENLPPGQEIGYQYVADGELRFADMFSTLILDPVHDASISASTYPNLKSYPHGQTQGPVSVLQTGQSPYPWKVTDFTPPPPEELVIYELLLRDFLHAHDWATLTDTLGYLERLGINAIELMPVAEFGGNVNWGYQPNFFFAPDKYYGPAEDLKRFVDAAHARGIAVFLDVVYNHVDLPSPLVLLYGTSDTNPWINIPPTHAYNVFFDLNHEDLYTQYWLDRVNAYWLTEFKVDGFRFDLSKGFTQRDTGSDWAAWDSYDPSRIRLIKRMADAMWAVNPRAHIILEHWTREREERELARYGIDRGYPGMMVWSNVTHQFGEALMGYNQGPNSNFERAYYGDGGRDWDLPHVVVYMESHDEQWMMYKMRSYGACERSPQGGDTCSPSLPANQGTYNVRHLPIALDRLKMAGAFHFLLPGPRMLWQFGELGYGYGMRGEECLEPGNCPPFAPSRTGRKPIRWNYYDDPLRKRLYDAWSALLQIRRENPIFRSTETEVSMQLSGSVKRIHLRHDATDMQAVIIGNFGVLPAANSVRLSTPPVYWYDYYSGDSLNVTGGIPPELQPGEFHIYTSKRLPPPASGLITVGIASPTPAPPEYSLRSSYPNPFRDQMTLEFSLDQPQKIQIEVYDVLGRRVSTLVNDDMSAGIHSITFEAGGLSSGLYTVRMTGKSGPVALSVALIR, encoded by the coding sequence ATGCCCCAAAACCTCATTTTATTTGGAACCGTGACTACAATCGGATCAATCCGCAAGATAACACTAGTCTTTTTGCTATTGGCAGCTGCTCATGGCTTGAGTCATGGACAGTCCTTGGATGTGACATTCCGTTGGATTCCAGATCACAGCGTTGTGCGGGCGTTTTTGCCGGGTGAGTTTAACGGCTGGGGCCCCAACGATGGTGGGCGTATCGCAGTTAGTGCGCCCTCCTTGATGTCCTACGATAGTGAACTTGGGCAATGGCTGTATACACATTCGCTGCAGGTAGGTCGCTCGTACCAGTACAAAGTGCATGTGCATTTCAATGATTCGGGCAGTAACAATGCATGGATCACAGATCCATTGAATGATCAGGTCAATCCAAACGAACACAATAATTCCATCATTGATGTTACGGATCCAATGGTTTTTCAAATGGCTCGGCACCGGAATAATGATGGAGCCGTCACTGCGATTAGTGCGGGGATCTTTTCTTCAACCGAAATCACCAGCTTGACCGTCGGAGTCAATGGCGATGAATTTGATGGACTTCCCTTCTATAATGATGGAATTTTCAATTATCCCCTAAGCAGCTCGGCGTTGTGTGACCTGCAATTCACCATTACCGCCGTTGACGCTGCCGGGAATACTGTGACCGATTCCGTTGGGATCATACCCCCCGAAGTGGTTGATCGTCCCCGCCCGGCTAACGTTGAGGATGGTGTAAACTATGATCCTTCCGACCCATCCAAGGCTACGCTTTCTGTGTTTGCGCCAGGTAAGTGCTTCATGCATGCGATCGGCGACTTTAATGATTGGCAGGTCGTAGATACAGGGCTGATGTATCGGGATGCCCCTCGCCCTGACAGTGTGCACTGGTGGCTACCGATCGAAAACCTGCCACCCGGTCAAGAGATCGGCTACCAGTACGTGGCGGATGGCGAGTTGCGCTTTGCGGATATGTTTTCGACGCTGATTCTTGATCCAGTTCACGATGCGTCTATTTCCGCGAGCACATACCCGAACCTGAAATCATACCCTCACGGACAGACACAGGGCCCTGTGTCCGTCCTGCAGACCGGGCAGTCTCCTTATCCCTGGAAAGTAACGGATTTTACCCCTCCACCCCCCGAAGAGCTGGTGATCTACGAACTTCTTCTTCGGGATTTTCTGCATGCACATGATTGGGCAACACTGACAGATACGTTAGGATACTTGGAGCGGCTTGGCATTAATGCGATTGAGTTGATGCCAGTCGCTGAGTTTGGGGGAAATGTGAATTGGGGTTATCAGCCCAATTTTTTCTTTGCACCTGACAAGTACTATGGCCCGGCAGAAGATCTGAAACGATTTGTTGACGCTGCCCACGCGCGTGGGATTGCCGTATTCCTGGATGTGGTTTACAACCATGTGGATTTGCCTTCCCCTCTGGTCCTACTTTACGGTACTTCGGATACAAACCCTTGGATTAATATCCCTCCCACACATGCGTACAATGTGTTTTTCGACCTAAATCATGAGGATCTCTATACCCAGTACTGGTTGGATCGCGTGAATGCATACTGGTTGACAGAATTCAAGGTAGACGGATTTCGCTTTGATTTGTCCAAGGGCTTCACACAGCGTGATACTGGATCTGATTGGGCTGCGTGGGATAGTTATGATCCATCCCGCATCCGCTTGATTAAACGAATGGCTGACGCCATGTGGGCAGTGAATCCCCGGGCACACATTATTCTGGAGCACTGGACACGGGAGCGTGAAGAACGAGAATTGGCCCGATACGGTATAGATCGCGGGTACCCTGGAATGATGGTGTGGAGTAATGTGACCCATCAGTTTGGGGAAGCCCTCATGGGGTATAATCAGGGACCGAACAGCAATTTTGAACGTGCCTATTACGGAGATGGAGGCAGAGATTGGGATCTACCGCATGTCGTTGTATACATGGAGAGTCATGATGAGCAGTGGATGATGTACAAGATGCGCAGTTATGGCGCATGTGAGCGCTCACCGCAGGGCGGGGACACCTGCTCACCATCGCTGCCTGCTAATCAAGGCACATACAATGTCCGGCATCTGCCAATCGCACTGGATCGTCTAAAAATGGCTGGAGCATTTCATTTTTTGCTTCCAGGTCCTCGAATGCTGTGGCAGTTTGGAGAACTGGGGTATGGGTATGGTATGCGAGGGGAAGAGTGTCTGGAGCCAGGAAATTGCCCCCCGTTTGCACCAAGTCGCACAGGCAGAAAGCCAATCCGTTGGAATTACTACGACGATCCTCTGCGAAAACGCCTATACGATGCATGGTCGGCTCTTCTTCAAATCAGGCGGGAAAACCCAATCTTCCGCAGCACCGAAACAGAGGTGTCCATGCAATTATCCGGGTCGGTAAAACGCATTCACCTCCGTCATGACGCGACGGACATGCAGGCAGTCATCATCGGGAATTTTGGGGTTTTGCCTGCAGCGAACTCCGTGAGGCTCTCCACGCCTCCAGTCTACTGGTATGACTACTATTCTGGAGATTCGCTGAATGTAACCGGTGGCATACCCCCAGAGCTCCAGCCGGGCGAGTTTCATATCTATACGTCCAAGAGACTTCCCCCACCCGCATCAGGGCTGATTACGGTGGGGATTGCTTCTCCAACCCCGGCACCGCCGGAGTACTCCTTGAGGAGTAGTTATCCGAATCCGTTCCGGGACCAGATGACGCTGGAGTTCAGTTTGGATCAACCTCAGAAGATTCAGATTGAGGTCTATGATGTGCTTGGGCGCCGAGTATCCACACTCGTAAATGATGACATGTCTGCGGGAATCCATTCGATCACCTTTGAGGCCGGAGGGCTCTCAAGCGGCTTGTATACTGTCCGAATGACAGGAAAATCCGGCCCGGTAGCACTCTCTGTTGCCCTGATCCGCTGA
- a CDS encoding NYN domain-containing protein, translated as MILLIDYDNLPRSLMEANLRQVMEILLAKVDLSARAPINRISSRLYGGWLKGKSLSFKARQLLEQINDYFPLALSTTDHGKVIVVTELARSLARDPQHDFTHTFRLRSKPEFRVKLFPLRDCVEPLNCRIKEVNSFVYNNLCPRANCNVTPEAAFYKAEQKLVDSMIVVDLVHYAIHHQEHIVLVSGDDDMWPGIRYALLQDAMITHVIPKRPRYGKNPYRKLSTQNYTPITLYQETETDVI; from the coding sequence ATGATTCTCCTTATCGACTACGATAACCTTCCGAGAAGTTTAATGGAAGCAAATTTGCGCCAAGTTATGGAAATACTACTGGCCAAAGTTGACCTTTCAGCTCGGGCTCCCATTAACAGAATTTCCAGTCGATTATATGGAGGTTGGCTAAAAGGAAAATCGTTGTCATTCAAGGCTAGGCAACTGCTTGAGCAAATTAATGACTATTTCCCTTTAGCCCTTTCAACAACAGATCATGGCAAAGTAATCGTAGTTACCGAATTGGCACGATCGCTCGCGCGTGACCCTCAACATGATTTTACACACACATTCAGATTACGCTCTAAACCAGAGTTTAGAGTGAAACTCTTCCCGCTTAGAGACTGTGTAGAACCGTTGAATTGTAGGATTAAAGAGGTAAATTCTTTCGTTTACAATAATCTTTGCCCAAGAGCGAATTGTAATGTAACACCTGAAGCAGCATTCTATAAAGCAGAGCAGAAGCTAGTTGACTCCATGATCGTAGTTGATCTGGTACATTACGCAATTCATCATCAGGAACACATAGTGTTGGTATCTGGCGATGATGACATGTGGCCAGGTATCCGGTATGCCTTGCTACAAGATGCTATGATCACGCATGTTATTCCAAAGCGCCCGCGCTACGGGAAAAACCCCTACAGGAAACTATCCACTCAAAATTATACCCCCATAACATTGTACCAAGAGACTGAAACTGATGTTATTTGA
- a CDS encoding tetratricopeptide repeat protein, with protein sequence MSQRDSIERKWVYYVLMWSIPVLFFVLVEGGLRIIGFGEDYPLFVPVEAAPDYLVMNREVAHRYFNQEVRVPTGLHDVFRADRDSTTLRIFVQGGSSAAGYPYYYGGSFSRMLEQRLQQTWPERRVELVNVAMAAINSYTILDQVNEILDQSPDAVLIYAGHNEFYGALGVGSSQSLGRYRQVVNLYLRLQSWRTLQLIRSALSQAVQVVSRNREGSSTLMERMVQRQEIELGSDTYQAGMRQFRGNLRGILGKYQRHGIPVFIGTVASNERTHPPFQSGLMASVDPDQWERAYEEALRSESLPVSIERMRKVVALDSMAAQSWFALGTLTDMQGDYAQARQAYIMAKDLDQLRFRATEEVNQIIREEAAGAGAILVDTQGSLREQANENIIGSDLMLEHLHPNLEGYFVVADAFYDAVYESRIGGQRLNYVPREVARSEVLFTQVDSIFGQLRLQKLLSSWPFQPLDADLDVVPDTMQAASTAEELAHQLDDGELTWFAATERLRAHYVEQGSYHLALKASLALLQEYPYLALPYAYAADVLAAQGRLDEAVDYYGAANDLEESGSIHFRLGVLHQRKRQLELAEEHFERAVFLEPEVPEFQLQLARNHVLRGNWTGASRAVQTLLELDPTHESGLALQRLLDSGSQLQNQ encoded by the coding sequence ATGTCTCAAAGAGACAGCATAGAAAGGAAGTGGGTGTATTACGTGCTGATGTGGAGTATCCCAGTACTCTTTTTTGTACTGGTTGAGGGCGGGCTTCGGATCATTGGTTTTGGCGAGGACTACCCTCTGTTTGTGCCGGTGGAGGCTGCTCCGGACTACCTTGTCATGAACCGTGAAGTTGCCCATCGTTATTTCAATCAGGAAGTCCGGGTTCCAACCGGGTTGCATGATGTCTTTCGTGCAGATAGAGACAGCACTACACTGCGAATCTTTGTTCAGGGGGGCTCCAGTGCTGCTGGTTATCCGTACTACTATGGGGGCAGTTTCTCGCGCATGCTGGAGCAGCGCCTTCAGCAGACTTGGCCGGAGCGCAGGGTGGAATTGGTCAACGTCGCGATGGCAGCAATCAATTCCTACACGATCCTGGATCAGGTGAATGAAATTCTTGACCAGTCTCCAGATGCGGTCCTGATCTACGCCGGCCATAATGAATTCTATGGGGCACTCGGTGTAGGCTCGTCACAATCCCTGGGACGTTACCGCCAGGTAGTGAATCTGTATCTCCGACTTCAGTCATGGCGCACACTTCAGTTGATTCGAAGTGCGTTGAGTCAGGCTGTACAAGTGGTAAGCCGGAACCGGGAGGGTTCATCGACCCTGATGGAACGAATGGTTCAACGGCAGGAGATTGAACTGGGCTCAGATACGTATCAGGCTGGGATGCGACAGTTCAGGGGAAACCTGCGCGGTATCTTGGGTAAGTACCAGAGGCATGGCATACCGGTATTTATTGGTACGGTAGCCAGTAATGAACGCACTCATCCTCCGTTCCAAAGTGGATTGATGGCTTCTGTTGATCCAGACCAATGGGAACGAGCCTATGAGGAGGCGCTGCGTTCCGAATCCCTGCCCGTATCTATTGAGCGGATGCGCAAGGTCGTCGCACTGGACTCAATGGCTGCACAATCATGGTTCGCCCTGGGGACGCTGACGGATATGCAGGGAGACTATGCTCAGGCTCGCCAAGCATACATTATGGCGAAAGATTTGGATCAACTGCGGTTTCGAGCGACAGAAGAGGTGAATCAGATCATCAGGGAGGAGGCTGCAGGTGCCGGAGCGATACTTGTTGACACCCAGGGTTCTCTACGGGAGCAGGCAAATGAGAATATTATAGGATCCGATCTGATGCTGGAGCATCTGCATCCGAATCTGGAGGGGTATTTTGTGGTTGCGGATGCGTTTTACGATGCGGTATATGAGTCTCGGATCGGTGGTCAGCGATTGAACTATGTACCCAGGGAGGTTGCTCGTTCAGAAGTACTTTTCACCCAGGTTGATTCTATTTTTGGGCAGTTGCGCTTGCAGAAACTTCTGAGTTCCTGGCCTTTCCAACCGTTGGATGCGGATCTGGACGTAGTCCCGGATACCATGCAGGCTGCTTCCACAGCGGAGGAACTTGCACACCAGCTGGATGATGGGGAACTGACATGGTTTGCTGCTACGGAGCGGTTGCGGGCACATTATGTTGAACAGGGTTCATACCATCTCGCCCTAAAGGCGAGTCTTGCATTGCTCCAGGAGTATCCTTACCTGGCTTTGCCATATGCTTATGCGGCGGATGTGCTTGCGGCACAGGGGCGTCTAGATGAAGCAGTGGACTACTATGGTGCTGCCAATGACCTCGAAGAGTCCGGCAGTATACATTTCCGTTTGGGTGTTCTACACCAGCGCAAGAGGCAATTAGAGCTCGCAGAGGAGCACTTTGAGCGGGCGGTATTTTTGGAGCCGGAGGTTCCGGAATTCCAATTGCAGTTAGCTCGCAATCATGTACTTCGAGGGAACTGGACCGGTGCGAGCAGGGCGGTGCAGACACTATTGGAGTTAGATCCAACGCACGAGTCGGGACTTGCTCTGCAGCGCTTATTGGACAGTGGCTCTCAACTGCAGAACCAATAG